One Mycobacterium kubicae genomic window carries:
- a CDS encoding FAD-binding oxidoreductase, producing MSDATPFAGQPISADELAQLSDRLTGDVVHPEHPDFHSARRIWNYMIDRRPAAIIRCGNDTDVATAIAFARERNLALAVKGGGHSVAGHSMIDDGVVIDLCRMRQVKVDPEAGRVRVGGGCLLADMDQATLVHGLATPAGVMSQTGVAGLALGGGQGWLTRKYGLTCDNLVSARVVLADGSVVRASASENADLYWGLRGAGANFGVVTEFEFATHPVAQALPVGIALYRLDEAAGAIAHYDQMMRRAPDDLKVTVYLRRATADLGIPEELLNEPVCMLLSVWTGDTADAQEINDELWSGAPTLLGNLAMMPFLDLQSANDALLGPGACNYTKGGYLGPITGDCTEALLDAARRLPSLVSTVEISYQHGAQDLLAENDTAFADRHADHFINMLTRWQPDEEWQPHVNWARETSAATSRWQTGGVYANFLAADDDDRVRDAYRNGKYERLAKIKHRYDPDNIFHNNPNILPGNGLGGRTGAQAT from the coding sequence ATGAGCGACGCGACTCCGTTTGCTGGACAACCCATTTCCGCAGACGAGCTTGCCCAATTGAGCGATCGGCTAACTGGCGACGTGGTGCACCCGGAGCATCCGGACTTTCACAGCGCGCGTCGAATCTGGAACTACATGATCGATCGCCGCCCCGCGGCAATCATCCGGTGCGGCAACGATACTGACGTTGCTACGGCGATCGCGTTCGCCCGTGAACGCAACCTTGCACTGGCGGTCAAAGGCGGTGGCCACAGCGTCGCCGGCCATTCAATGATCGACGACGGCGTGGTCATCGACCTGTGCAGAATGCGCCAGGTCAAGGTAGATCCCGAGGCCGGCAGGGTACGCGTGGGCGGTGGTTGCCTGCTCGCCGATATGGATCAGGCCACCCTGGTCCACGGTCTGGCGACCCCGGCCGGTGTGATGTCGCAGACCGGTGTGGCGGGTCTGGCGCTGGGCGGAGGACAAGGCTGGCTGACCCGCAAGTACGGCCTGACGTGCGACAACCTGGTTTCGGCTCGCGTGGTCTTGGCCGACGGCAGTGTCGTGCGAGCCAGCGCCAGTGAGAACGCCGATCTGTATTGGGGATTGCGCGGAGCCGGCGCCAACTTCGGCGTGGTGACCGAATTCGAGTTCGCGACACATCCCGTGGCGCAAGCTCTTCCGGTCGGCATCGCACTGTATCGACTGGACGAGGCGGCCGGCGCGATCGCTCACTATGACCAGATGATGCGGCGGGCACCCGATGACCTGAAAGTGACGGTGTACTTACGCCGCGCGACGGCCGACCTCGGAATACCTGAAGAGTTGCTCAACGAACCGGTATGCATGCTGCTCAGCGTGTGGACCGGCGACACCGCCGACGCGCAAGAGATCAACGACGAGTTGTGGAGCGGCGCCCCAACACTTCTGGGCAACCTCGCCATGATGCCATTCCTGGACCTGCAGTCGGCCAACGATGCGCTGCTGGGCCCGGGCGCATGCAACTACACCAAAGGTGGCTACCTCGGGCCGATTACCGGTGACTGCACCGAAGCGCTCCTTGACGCCGCCCGCCGACTGCCGTCGCTGGTCTCAACGGTGGAGATCTCCTATCAGCACGGCGCCCAGGATCTGCTGGCTGAGAACGACACTGCGTTCGCCGACCGTCATGCGGATCACTTCATCAATATGCTGACCCGCTGGCAGCCCGACGAAGAATGGCAGCCACACGTCAACTGGGCGCGCGAGACGTCCGCGGCGACGTCTCGGTGGCAAACCGGCGGGGTCTACGCCAATTTTCTGGCGGCCGACGATGACGACCGAGTGCGCGACGCCTACCGGAACGGCAAATACGAGCGGCTGGCCAAGATCAAGCACCGGTACGACCCGGACAACATCTTTCACAACAACCCGAATATCCTGCCCGGCAATGGGTTAGGCGGCAGAACGGGTGCTCAGGCGACCTGA
- a CDS encoding AraC family transcriptional regulator translates to MRKGPTADAADTLIWTPAKEFNDFATVCCGQPHMHLLTDPAEFSLSHRRARMGGVTLSEVDVGSDFSMDAGEVCGAYRILVPLSGRIEGLHRGFSLMGGPGAASVYAPQGHTAARWTAGTKLISLKIDRCAVDDALSDAIGRQVMAQPDFTPVMPSGTAPTRSWINLVVSFKEQLFRPESVVTQPIVGLPFVDSLVRGFLVAAEHSHHDAVTGADGLDAPRAIQTAIDIIEAEAHLPLTLSAIASRSHISVRALQQGFQRHLDSSPMAYLREVRLRRAHQTLLESEPSVVTVSSVAHRWGFTNLGRFAAAHAARYRETPTETLRRKAYRRNATPGGYPHNNNSAVSDMVAKNPE, encoded by the coding sequence GTGAGGAAAGGACCGACGGCGGACGCTGCAGACACGCTGATATGGACGCCGGCGAAGGAGTTCAACGACTTCGCCACGGTCTGCTGCGGACAGCCCCATATGCATTTGTTGACTGACCCTGCCGAGTTCTCGCTGTCCCACCGCAGAGCCCGGATGGGTGGGGTAACCCTCTCCGAAGTCGACGTCGGATCGGACTTCTCGATGGATGCCGGCGAGGTATGCGGTGCTTACCGGATCCTGGTGCCGCTGTCGGGCCGCATCGAAGGTCTTCATCGGGGCTTTTCGCTCATGGGTGGGCCAGGTGCGGCTTCCGTGTACGCCCCACAGGGCCACACCGCGGCGCGCTGGACCGCCGGAACGAAGTTGATCTCCCTCAAGATCGACCGTTGCGCCGTCGATGATGCTCTCAGCGATGCGATCGGTCGGCAGGTGATGGCCCAACCCGACTTCACCCCCGTCATGCCCTCTGGCACGGCGCCGACGCGAAGCTGGATCAACCTGGTGGTGTCGTTCAAAGAGCAGCTTTTCCGTCCCGAGAGCGTGGTGACACAGCCAATTGTCGGATTGCCGTTCGTCGACAGCCTGGTGCGTGGATTCCTGGTTGCTGCTGAACACTCCCACCACGACGCCGTTACCGGAGCAGACGGGCTGGATGCACCTCGCGCGATCCAGACGGCGATCGACATTATCGAAGCCGAAGCCCATCTGCCCCTGACCCTGAGCGCCATTGCCAGCCGCAGTCACATCAGTGTCCGCGCGCTGCAGCAAGGATTCCAGCGGCACCTGGACTCCTCGCCGATGGCGTATCTGCGCGAGGTGCGGTTGCGCCGAGCCCACCAGACGCTGCTCGAGTCCGAACCATCCGTGGTCACCGTCTCTTCCGTGGCTCACCGGTGGGGCTTCACCAACCTGGGTAGGTTTGCCGCGGCCCACGCAGCGCGTTACCGTGAAACACCGACGGAGACTTTGCGGCGCAAAGCGTACCGCCGCAACGCCACGCCAGGCGGCTATCCCCACAACAACAATTCAGCGGTAAGTGACATGGTCGCCAAAAACCCTGAATAG
- a CDS encoding helix-turn-helix transcriptional regulator produces MTIDTDAWVTVRSVDDFAQLRNSQQGSMSYWWPDIGPLGPAGAFSFAHRIRRLGPITLLDADFHDNVWVNGGEMRPHYHVTVPVATPSSACGNDPSIVAAPGPLGVYRPEGKAGVSSYVGRLLAVMIDRHAVEDALAGALGRSVTSQIDFQPTMADTTQAVQSWINMVSLLAQQLFRPDSVLQQPMVGMPFTDSVVHGLLLAADHPFRAELADQTTQPAPAALRAAIELIEAEADQSLTVSTLAARCCVSVRSLQEAFKQNLGTTPMAYLRDVRLRRAHQDLLNADPATVTVASVAYRWGFTNLGRFAAAHSARYQEPPWKTLRRWQFCRGA; encoded by the coding sequence GTGACGATAGATACCGACGCATGGGTCACGGTGCGGTCGGTCGACGACTTCGCACAACTACGCAACAGTCAGCAAGGGTCAATGTCGTACTGGTGGCCAGACATCGGGCCGCTCGGGCCGGCAGGTGCTTTCTCATTCGCGCACCGGATCCGCCGCCTCGGCCCGATCACCCTGTTGGACGCGGACTTTCACGACAACGTATGGGTGAACGGCGGGGAGATGCGCCCCCACTATCACGTGACTGTCCCCGTCGCGACTCCCTCGTCCGCATGTGGCAACGATCCTTCCATCGTCGCAGCGCCCGGCCCACTCGGGGTCTATCGACCCGAGGGCAAAGCCGGCGTATCGAGTTACGTCGGCCGTCTGCTGGCCGTCATGATCGATCGCCATGCCGTGGAAGACGCGCTGGCAGGTGCGCTCGGGCGGTCGGTGACTTCCCAGATCGACTTCCAACCCACCATGGCCGACACGACGCAAGCCGTTCAGAGCTGGATCAACATGGTGTCACTGTTGGCCCAGCAGTTGTTCCGGCCCGACAGTGTCCTGCAGCAGCCGATGGTGGGGATGCCCTTCACCGACAGCGTGGTTCACGGCCTGCTACTTGCCGCCGACCACCCGTTCCGTGCGGAGCTGGCTGACCAGACCACGCAGCCTGCGCCCGCGGCACTCCGCGCGGCCATCGAGCTCATCGAGGCCGAAGCCGACCAGTCGCTGACGGTCTCGACGCTGGCCGCGCGCTGTTGTGTCAGCGTCCGTTCTCTGCAGGAAGCCTTCAAACAGAACCTGGGCACCACGCCGATGGCATACCTGCGCGACGTTCGCCTGCGCCGGGCGCACCAGGACTTGCTGAACGCGGACCCCGCGACGGTCACCGTGGCGTCGGTCGCGTACCGCTGGGGTTTTACCAACCTCGGCCGGTTCGCTGCTGCCCACAGCGCACGTTACCAAGAGCCGCCCTGGAAGACGTTGCGCCGCTGGCAGTTCTGTCGCGGTGCCTAG
- a CDS encoding mycofactocin-coupled SDR family oxidoreductase: protein MVDRVAGKVAFITGAARGQGRSHAVGLAGEGADIIAVDNCCDVETAPYRGATQDDLAHTVKLVEAAGRRILPVVADVRDLAALQAAVRQGVETFGGIDIAIANAGIVSFGSTVELEEDTWQTMLDVNLTGTWKTVKAVAPAMIERRQGGSIILISSIAGLVAFVNLAHYVAAKHGVTGLMRALAAELAPHGIRVNSVHPGTVHSPMFGNLESFEAFTGMVGATSEQVAKLTMGMNALAVPWLEEADVTPAIVYLSAEESRYVTGTTAVIDAGAVLPFKIPHC, encoded by the coding sequence ATGGTGGACAGGGTTGCGGGCAAGGTCGCGTTCATCACTGGAGCTGCTCGAGGCCAAGGACGTTCGCACGCAGTCGGACTCGCCGGAGAGGGTGCCGACATCATCGCGGTCGACAACTGCTGTGACGTCGAAACGGCGCCCTATCGGGGCGCTACCCAGGACGACCTGGCTCACACGGTCAAACTGGTCGAGGCAGCGGGACGGCGGATCCTTCCCGTCGTCGCCGACGTGCGCGATCTAGCCGCATTGCAAGCCGCAGTTCGTCAGGGTGTCGAAACCTTCGGCGGCATCGACATTGCGATCGCGAACGCCGGCATCGTCTCCTTCGGTTCCACAGTGGAGCTCGAGGAAGACACCTGGCAAACGATGCTTGACGTCAACCTCACCGGAACGTGGAAGACGGTCAAAGCCGTAGCGCCGGCCATGATCGAGCGGCGCCAAGGTGGGTCGATCATCCTCATCAGTTCCATCGCGGGTCTGGTCGCCTTCGTCAACCTGGCACATTACGTCGCCGCCAAACACGGCGTCACTGGGCTCATGCGGGCGCTGGCCGCGGAATTGGCACCGCACGGCATCCGGGTGAACTCCGTGCATCCGGGCACCGTTCACTCACCTATGTTCGGCAACTTAGAGTCATTCGAAGCGTTCACCGGCATGGTTGGCGCCACCAGTGAGCAAGTCGCGAAACTGACGATGGGAATGAACGCCCTTGCCGTGCCATGGCTGGAAGAGGCCGACGTCACTCCAGCGATCGTCTATCTCTCAGCCGAGGAGAGTCGTTATGTCACGGGAACCACCGCGGTCATCGACGCTGGGGCGGTCCTGCCCTTCAAGATCCCTCATTGCTGA
- a CDS encoding class I SAM-dependent methyltransferase: protein MVCDDEAPAKLAANQRNWDARAPIHVGSAFYGVGQRDPESWFADFEWRDLGELGNREVAHLQCHLGTETMAFARKGADTIGLDFSAVCVREAHRIADEAGLAIDYVCADVYDAVAALGAHRFDIVYTGKGALCYLPDLTAWAHTVAGLLKPDGFLYLVEFHPLLNALGPTQKPGVPDDLVIRHDYLSGRGANERDSAYSYTDGPVLAGDTVHYEWAHGVGEVVTAVVQAGLHIESLTETARLPWRRWPVMERTTDGWWAMPESAPKFPVMYALKARRTGAADNAT from the coding sequence GTGGTCTGCGACGATGAAGCGCCCGCGAAACTCGCTGCCAATCAGCGCAATTGGGACGCTCGCGCGCCAATTCACGTGGGCAGCGCGTTCTATGGAGTCGGCCAACGGGACCCGGAGAGCTGGTTTGCTGACTTCGAGTGGCGCGACCTCGGCGAGCTGGGGAACCGCGAGGTCGCGCACCTGCAATGCCACTTGGGCACCGAGACGATGGCATTCGCGCGCAAGGGTGCTGACACCATCGGCCTGGACTTCTCCGCGGTCTGCGTGCGCGAGGCGCACCGGATCGCAGACGAAGCCGGGCTGGCCATCGACTACGTCTGCGCCGATGTGTACGACGCGGTAGCGGCCCTGGGCGCGCATCGTTTCGACATCGTCTACACCGGCAAGGGAGCGCTGTGCTACCTGCCGGACTTGACGGCGTGGGCGCACACCGTGGCCGGTCTGCTCAAGCCGGATGGCTTCCTCTACCTGGTCGAGTTTCATCCGCTGCTCAACGCGCTCGGACCGACCCAGAAGCCAGGCGTGCCAGACGATCTGGTCATCCGTCACGATTACTTGAGCGGACGGGGCGCCAACGAGCGCGACAGCGCCTACAGCTACACCGACGGTCCGGTATTGGCTGGTGACACCGTGCACTACGAGTGGGCGCACGGCGTGGGCGAAGTTGTCACCGCCGTCGTGCAAGCCGGTCTGCACATCGAAAGCCTCACTGAGACCGCGAGGCTGCCGTGGCGGCGCTGGCCGGTGATGGAGCGAACGACCGACGGCTGGTGGGCGATGCCGGAGAGCGCACCGAAATTCCCGGTGATGTACGCCCTGAAGGCACGTAGGACCGGCGCTGCCGACAATGCGACCTGA
- a CDS encoding Crp/Fnr family transcriptional regulator, translated as MSSAVASPPARVTAASWRCAGEQSDVYRALVASGLFSRTDPHIVSAVSRELKPRHFRTGRVVDTRTDLAGRLYIVVSGKAKLHYRRLDGCQVLLSVVGPPETFGATSIFDEESGELSVTALTDVTAVPIERDQLLSCMAARPEVADQVLRLFARRAKAAIDCLVDFRCNVAASRIAGRLLCLSQRFGRREGEVVRVVHDMTLADFAAMVGVAPEAVAATLREFTDRGWLYSDATSFVIVDGQALASVRAMNAPEVCRV; from the coding sequence ATGAGCTCTGCAGTCGCCTCTCCACCTGCGCGAGTCACTGCGGCGTCATGGCGCTGCGCCGGAGAGCAAAGCGACGTCTACCGGGCGCTGGTTGCTTCCGGCCTCTTCAGTAGGACTGATCCCCACATCGTGTCGGCGGTCTCGAGGGAATTGAAACCGCGACACTTCCGGACCGGGCGCGTCGTCGACACCCGAACCGACCTCGCCGGTCGGTTGTACATCGTCGTATCCGGCAAGGCGAAGTTGCACTACCGGCGCCTGGACGGTTGCCAAGTTCTGTTGTCAGTGGTGGGGCCGCCAGAAACATTCGGCGCGACAAGCATCTTCGATGAGGAATCCGGCGAATTGAGCGTCACCGCCCTCACCGACGTCACGGCGGTTCCCATCGAACGCGATCAGCTCCTGAGTTGCATGGCCGCGCGCCCAGAGGTCGCGGATCAGGTGCTGCGCCTGTTCGCGCGCCGGGCGAAGGCCGCAATCGACTGCCTCGTCGACTTCAGGTGCAACGTCGCGGCAAGCCGCATCGCGGGCCGCCTTCTGTGTTTGAGCCAGCGGTTCGGCCGGCGCGAGGGCGAGGTAGTTCGGGTGGTCCACGACATGACGCTGGCAGACTTCGCTGCAATGGTGGGGGTAGCTCCGGAGGCCGTTGCCGCGACGTTACGCGAATTCACCGATCGCGGCTGGCTGTATTCCGACGCAACAAGTTTCGTCATCGTCGATGGGCAGGCGCTAGCGTCGGTGCGGGCGATGAACGCACCGGAGGTTTGCCGTGTTTAA
- a CDS encoding nitronate monooxygenase → MAGGPSTPALAAAVTNAGGLGFLAGGLLSAEELTDALTATRKLTSGPLGVNLFVPQRSVASLERLAAYASALEREAEHYGVALGAPRHFDDEFDAKLDVVCDLRPQVVSFTFGAPIQEQCRRLGQLGIMTLGTVTTVREAVIALGGGVDALVAQGPSAGGHRATFDALAAPPDDPLDDLVTALVACFDCPVAAAGGLGTAADVLRVRGAGAAAVQLGTAFLLAEEAGTHAVHRKALGAAEFRQTVVTRAFTGRYARALRNRFTDEHDADAVSGFPEIAMMTAPLQEAALKVGDPHGAALWAGTAFRNARTAAAADIVRELAG, encoded by the coding sequence ATGGCTGGCGGTCCCTCTACCCCCGCGCTGGCCGCCGCGGTGACCAACGCGGGAGGTCTGGGCTTCTTGGCCGGCGGCTTACTGTCTGCCGAAGAGCTGACCGATGCACTCACCGCCACTCGGAAGCTGACCTCGGGCCCACTGGGCGTGAATCTCTTTGTGCCACAGCGCAGCGTCGCCAGCCTGGAAAGGCTCGCCGCTTACGCCTCGGCGTTGGAGCGAGAAGCCGAACACTACGGTGTAGCGCTGGGTGCACCGCGCCATTTTGACGACGAGTTCGACGCCAAGCTCGACGTGGTCTGCGATCTGCGACCGCAAGTGGTGTCGTTCACCTTCGGCGCACCGATCCAGGAGCAGTGCCGGCGGCTCGGTCAGCTCGGCATCATGACCCTCGGCACTGTCACCACGGTTCGGGAAGCGGTGATCGCACTGGGCGGCGGCGTGGATGCGCTGGTCGCGCAAGGTCCCAGTGCCGGTGGCCACCGGGCCACCTTCGACGCGCTGGCCGCGCCGCCCGACGATCCCCTCGATGATCTGGTCACCGCGCTGGTGGCGTGCTTCGATTGCCCGGTCGCCGCGGCCGGTGGGCTGGGGACTGCCGCGGATGTATTGCGGGTGCGCGGCGCCGGTGCCGCCGCCGTGCAGCTTGGTACGGCGTTTCTGCTCGCCGAGGAAGCCGGAACCCATGCGGTGCACCGAAAGGCGTTGGGTGCCGCGGAGTTTCGCCAGACTGTGGTGACGCGGGCCTTCACCGGACGGTACGCGCGCGCGTTGCGCAACCGATTCACCGACGAACACGACGCCGACGCGGTATCCGGCTTCCCGGAAATCGCCATGATGACAGCACCGCTACAGGAAGCCGCCCTCAAGGTCGGTGATCCGCACGGCGCGGCTTTATGGGCCGGCACCGCATTTCGCAACGCAAGAACGGCCGCGGCAGCCGACATCGTGCGCGAACTCGCGGGCTGA
- a CDS encoding SDR family NAD(P)-dependent oxidoreductase yields the protein MEFSSEKVAVVTGASRGIGAGLVEAYRKHGYRVIANSRTITDSSHPEVVCVAGDIAEPATAEHIVAEAVTRFGRIDTLINNAGVFVPKPFTQYTPEDYARVTSVNVLGFFQVTQRVIAHMLDHGRGGHIVNITTALVEQPCAAIPSVLTALSKGGLTAATRSLAIEYAGRGIRVNAISPGVIDTPLHAGVDACAAYARMHPQNRIGGVADVVHGALYLEMSPFVTGEILHIDGGQSAGHTNP from the coding sequence ATGGAATTCAGCAGTGAGAAAGTTGCCGTCGTCACCGGCGCGTCGCGCGGCATCGGTGCGGGCTTGGTCGAGGCCTACCGCAAGCATGGCTACCGGGTGATCGCCAACTCGCGCACCATCACCGACTCGAGCCATCCAGAAGTCGTCTGCGTCGCGGGTGACATCGCCGAGCCGGCAACCGCCGAGCACATCGTTGCCGAGGCGGTGACGCGCTTTGGCCGCATCGATACTCTGATCAACAACGCCGGTGTCTTCGTCCCGAAACCGTTCACCCAGTACACCCCTGAGGATTACGCGCGAGTCACATCGGTCAACGTCCTCGGCTTTTTCCAAGTGACCCAGCGCGTGATCGCCCACATGCTCGACCACGGCCGCGGCGGCCATATCGTCAACATCACCACCGCGCTGGTCGAGCAACCGTGCGCGGCCATTCCGTCAGTGTTGACCGCATTGAGCAAAGGCGGATTGACCGCCGCCACCAGGTCATTGGCGATCGAATATGCCGGCAGAGGCATCCGGGTCAACGCCATATCCCCCGGGGTCATCGATACCCCGCTACACGCTGGTGTCGACGCCTGTGCCGCCTACGCGCGTATGCACCCGCAGAACCGGATCGGCGGCGTCGCAGACGTCGTGCACGGTGCGCTCTACCTGGAGATGTCCCCGTTCGTGACCGGTGAAATTCTCCACATCGACGGCGGACAGAGCGCCGGTCACACCAATCCATGA
- a CDS encoding GMC family oxidoreductase, producing MLTDSATDLDRRIRENQERLAANLKQRYDFIVCGAGSSGSVIARRLAEDPAVTVLLLEAGGSDDIPSVTEPDLWPTNLGGVTDWAFPAEPNEHLNGRQLVLSMGKVLGGGSSINVMAWVRGHKADWDFFAAESGNDAWSYESVSEVYRRVEDWHGATMDERRGSGGPVYLEPKCHPHPAAAAVLEAAKYLGVATFDSPNGELMERPGGVAIMDLIVRGGRRQSVFRSYTYPYLDRPNLTVLPRAIVRRVVIRGNRAAGVEVRYRDEVRQFDADVEVVLCLGAIHTPKALMLSGIGDHNQLRPLGITVEQHLPGVGRNFHDHLGFTCVWQAPDDQPLHGTGDIMLFWPNGNDGERPDFFACQGALLLASPENIARYGLPDTGWIFHGALSHPKSRGMVQLTGPDPDQPVRVTHNGMSHPDDLALAVQCVDGMRRVGNSAPLRPFAKREVMPGDLTGESLVHYLRDAALSFWHHVGTAKMGRDPLAVVDGSLKVYGIENLRVADGSVMPRITSGNTMAPCVVIGERAADEIKSEYGLTSRPVST from the coding sequence ATGTTGACTGATTCGGCCACTGATCTGGACCGGCGAATCCGGGAGAACCAGGAGCGTCTGGCCGCAAACTTGAAGCAGCGGTACGACTTCATCGTCTGCGGGGCTGGATCGTCCGGCTCGGTCATTGCGCGTCGGTTGGCCGAGGATCCCGCGGTCACTGTGTTGTTGTTGGAGGCTGGCGGAAGCGATGACATCCCGAGTGTCACCGAACCGGATCTTTGGCCGACCAATCTCGGCGGCGTGACCGACTGGGCCTTTCCCGCCGAGCCCAACGAGCACCTCAACGGCCGACAGTTGGTGCTGTCGATGGGCAAGGTCCTCGGTGGTGGCTCCAGCATCAACGTGATGGCCTGGGTGCGGGGCCACAAAGCAGACTGGGACTTCTTCGCGGCGGAGTCCGGGAACGACGCGTGGAGTTACGAGTCGGTATCGGAGGTCTACCGGCGCGTCGAAGATTGGCATGGCGCCACGATGGACGAGCGTCGAGGCAGCGGAGGACCTGTCTATCTCGAACCGAAGTGCCATCCACATCCGGCCGCAGCTGCGGTGCTCGAAGCCGCGAAGTATCTGGGCGTAGCCACTTTCGACAGTCCCAACGGGGAGCTGATGGAACGTCCGGGCGGTGTGGCGATCATGGATCTCATCGTGCGTGGCGGCAGGCGCCAATCCGTATTCCGTTCCTACACATATCCCTACCTGGATCGGCCGAACCTGACCGTGTTGCCCCGGGCGATCGTGCGTCGAGTGGTGATCCGTGGCAATCGGGCGGCTGGGGTGGAGGTCCGTTACCGCGACGAAGTGCGGCAGTTCGACGCCGACGTGGAGGTGGTGCTCTGCCTGGGCGCAATCCACACCCCGAAGGCCCTCATGCTCTCCGGAATCGGCGACCACAATCAGCTGCGGCCGTTAGGGATAACCGTCGAACAGCATCTGCCCGGCGTGGGGCGCAACTTCCATGATCACCTCGGCTTCACCTGCGTGTGGCAGGCACCCGACGATCAGCCGCTGCACGGGACGGGAGATATTATGTTGTTCTGGCCCAACGGGAATGACGGCGAACGTCCTGACTTCTTCGCGTGCCAAGGCGCGCTGCTGCTCGCCAGCCCGGAAAACATTGCGCGATACGGATTGCCCGATACCGGTTGGATCTTCCACGGGGCGCTCAGCCACCCCAAGAGCCGCGGCATGGTGCAACTGACCGGCCCGGATCCCGATCAACCGGTCCGAGTCACGCACAACGGAATGTCACACCCCGATGACCTCGCGTTGGCCGTGCAATGCGTCGACGGCATGCGTCGGGTCGGCAATTCAGCGCCATTGCGGCCGTTCGCCAAACGCGAGGTCATGCCCGGTGATCTGACCGGCGAGAGCCTGGTGCACTATCTGCGCGACGCCGCCCTCAGCTTCTGGCATCACGTGGGCACGGCGAAGATGGGCCGCGATCCGCTCGCCGTTGTCGACGGCAGCCTGAAGGTCTACGGCATCGAAAACCTGCGGGTGGCTGACGGTTCCGTCATGCCCCGAATAACCAGCGGGAACACCATGGCGCCGTGTGTGGTCATCGGCGAGCGGGCCGCCGACGAGATCAAGTCCGAATACGGCCTGACAAGCCGGCCGGTAAGCACGTGA
- a CDS encoding methyltransferase → MSTDASMVRNADLQQTMLDMIFGYRVSQTIRAFADLSLADHLAAGPLTAAEVAAREGSAPQTTFRLMRAGIPLGLLTIDAEQRFHATALLDTLRKDAPTSLWGLVLGVTNDASWLSWSKFVESVRTGRSRATDVLGMDAFEYLRQHPAQSQQVTAAMAAVTSLWALDVADAIDTSEVKLAVDVGGAHGALLGQLQQRNPLLRGIVFDRPHVAADVAAGINAGDFADRTQVLGGDFFKALPPADLYLLKFILHDWEDADCVQILGRCRAAMTPGGRVAIIEFVVNEADDSPMTALMDLEMLAVVGGRERSLAEFDALLAQAGLRRVAVRRLGSQQSVIEAVADQAPVQRLNS, encoded by the coding sequence ATGTCGACAGATGCGAGCATGGTGCGCAACGCTGATCTTCAACAGACGATGCTAGACATGATCTTCGGTTACCGGGTCAGTCAAACCATCCGGGCGTTCGCTGATCTTTCGCTGGCGGATCACCTTGCCGCGGGCCCGCTTACCGCCGCGGAAGTGGCCGCACGAGAAGGCAGTGCGCCGCAGACCACCTTCCGGCTGATGCGGGCCGGTATCCCGCTTGGCTTGCTGACCATCGACGCCGAGCAGCGCTTTCATGCCACCGCACTGTTGGACACCTTGCGCAAGGACGCACCGACATCGTTGTGGGGTCTGGTCCTCGGTGTAACCAACGACGCGTCCTGGTTGTCCTGGTCGAAGTTCGTGGAGTCGGTGCGAACCGGCCGTAGCCGGGCGACTGACGTTTTGGGCATGGATGCCTTTGAGTACCTGCGTCAGCATCCGGCGCAGTCTCAGCAGGTCACCGCCGCCATGGCAGCCGTGACCTCGCTGTGGGCACTCGATGTCGCCGATGCCATCGACACCAGTGAGGTCAAGCTGGCAGTCGACGTCGGCGGAGCGCATGGCGCACTGCTGGGGCAACTGCAGCAAAGGAATCCGCTGCTGCGGGGCATCGTCTTCGATCGTCCGCATGTCGCCGCCGACGTCGCGGCCGGTATCAACGCCGGCGACTTCGCCGATCGCACCCAAGTGCTCGGTGGCGATTTCTTCAAGGCGCTGCCACCGGCCGACCTGTATCTGTTGAAGTTCATCCTGCACGACTGGGAGGACGCGGACTGCGTGCAGATCCTGGGCCGCTGCCGAGCGGCGATGACTCCCGGCGGCCGCGTCGCCATCATCGAGTTCGTGGTGAACGAGGCCGATGATTCGCCGATGACCGCTCTGATGGATCTGGAAATGCTTGCGGTGGTCGGCGGTCGGGAACGCTCCCTTGCCGAGTTCGACGCGCTGTTGGCCCAGGCCGGGCTGCGGCGCGTGGCTGTGCGGCGGCTGGGCTCGCAACAGAGCGTCATCGAGGCCGTCGCCGACCAGGCGCCGGTGCAGCGCCTGAACTCTTGA